One genomic window of Acidovorax radicis includes the following:
- a CDS encoding flagellin: protein MAATINTNVASLTAQRNLGMSQASLNTSIQRLSSGLRINSAKDDAAGLAISERFTSQIRGLNQAVRNANDGISLAQTAEGALASSGNILQRVRELSVQSANATNSASDRQALNAEVNQLTSELDRIAKTTDFNGRKLLDGSFTSAAFQVGANANQTITATSSNFSTNAYGNYRIGGTSATTTGGAGDLTLGSTADAVVAQGKVGASGITGNTLTINGAYGSAAVTYAAGASAKDAAAAVNAQTEKTGVSATARTEVGLSGLGAGKSYTLKLASDNATGQAVTISFTVGGTLNADGLSDAAKAFNDAAAKTGVTARVNDKGDGLVLTNAAGNDIKVVNDSVAANTISVTDAAGGALVGAAGAGIAGMAGLGAFGTDDLVVTGQLTLDSSKSFSAVDAGGAAAGGGFLKAATSAASQMQTVQNMDVSTVDGANRTLAIVDAALSAISGQRANYGALQARFESTVNNLQSTSENTSAARGRILDADFAAETANLSRSQILQQAGTAMVAQANQLPQGVLALLR from the coding sequence ATGGCAGCTACCATCAATACCAACGTCGCCTCGTTGACCGCCCAACGCAACCTGGGCATGAGCCAGGCATCGCTCAACACCTCCATCCAGCGCCTGTCGTCAGGCCTGCGCATCAATAGCGCCAAAGACGACGCCGCTGGCCTGGCCATTTCGGAGCGCTTCACTTCCCAAATCCGTGGCCTGAACCAAGCTGTGCGCAATGCCAATGACGGCATCTCGCTGGCGCAAACCGCTGAAGGCGCCTTGGCGTCGTCGGGCAACATCCTGCAGCGTGTGCGTGAACTGTCTGTGCAGTCGGCCAACGCCACCAATTCGGCCTCTGACCGCCAGGCGTTGAACGCCGAAGTGAACCAGCTCACCTCCGAGCTGGACCGCATCGCCAAAACCACCGACTTCAACGGCCGCAAGCTGCTGGATGGTTCCTTCACCAGCGCAGCCTTCCAGGTCGGCGCCAATGCCAACCAGACCATCACGGCCACGTCGTCGAACTTCAGCACCAACGCCTACGGCAACTACCGCATTGGCGGCACTTCGGCCACGACCACCGGTGGTGCGGGTGACCTGACACTGGGAAGCACGGCTGATGCCGTGGTTGCGCAGGGCAAGGTGGGTGCATCCGGCATTACAGGCAATACCCTCACGATCAATGGCGCCTACGGCAGCGCGGCTGTAACCTATGCCGCAGGCGCTTCCGCCAAGGATGCCGCTGCAGCAGTGAATGCGCAGACGGAAAAGACCGGTGTCAGTGCCACGGCACGGACCGAAGTGGGTCTGTCGGGTTTGGGTGCAGGAAAATCCTACACCTTGAAGCTGGCTTCCGACAACGCCACGGGCCAGGCCGTGACGATCTCCTTCACGGTGGGCGGTACCCTCAACGCCGATGGCCTGAGCGATGCTGCCAAGGCTTTCAACGACGCGGCTGCAAAAACGGGTGTGACGGCACGTGTCAACGACAAAGGCGACGGCTTGGTTCTTACGAATGCCGCGGGCAATGACATCAAGGTGGTCAATGACTCGGTGGCCGCAAATACCATCAGCGTTACAGACGCCGCAGGCGGCGCCTTGGTGGGGGCGGCTGGTGCGGGTATCGCAGGGATGGCCGGGTTGGGCGCCTTTGGTACCGACGACCTTGTGGTAACCGGCCAGCTGACGCTGGATTCGTCCAAGTCGTTCAGTGCGGTGGACGCCGGTGGTGCGGCTGCAGGTGGCGGCTTCCTGAAGGCAGCAACTTCCGCTGCCAGCCAAATGCAAACCGTGCAAAACATGGATGTCAGCACGGTAGACGGTGCCAATCGCACCTTGGCCATCGTGGATGCCGCACTGTCAGCCATCAGCGGCCAGCGCGCCAATTACGGTGCCTTGCAAGCGCGTTTTGAAAGCACCGTGAACAACCTGCAAAGCACGTCTGAAAACACCTCGGCTGCTCGTGGTCGTATCCTGGATGCTGACTTCGCCGCAGAAACTGCCAACCTGTCGCGCTCGCAAATTCTGCAGCAAGCAGGCACGGCGATGGTGGCCCAGGCCAACCAGTTGCCACAAGGCGTGTTGGCCCTGCTGCGTTAA
- the motB gene encoding flagellar motor protein MotB has translation MAEKKLQPIIIKRIKKGGHAVHGGAWKIAYADFVTAMMAFFLLMWLLGSTAKGELQGIAAYFASPLKVAMTGGDGAGNSSSVIPGGGNDLAKVHGQVRRSDAEEAKQRRMSIDAARAERAKQDRDRIKALEAKIDSLITENPRLNEYKSQIRIDITPDGLQIQIIDDQNRPMFDSGSALVKPYMRDILREIGSALGGVENRISLAGHTDSVPYGNSDRGYSNWELSSDRANASRRELVSAGMPDAKLGRVVGLAASDLLDPDNPRSPSNRRITITVLTREAEERLMGKGIPEITSTELLNEKRENPPPSR, from the coding sequence ATGGCAGAAAAGAAGCTTCAGCCCATCATCATCAAGCGCATCAAAAAAGGCGGTCACGCCGTGCATGGGGGCGCCTGGAAGATTGCCTATGCCGACTTCGTGACGGCGATGATGGCGTTTTTCCTGCTGATGTGGTTGCTGGGCTCGACCGCCAAAGGGGAACTGCAAGGGATAGCAGCCTATTTCGCGTCGCCGCTCAAGGTGGCGATGACGGGCGGTGACGGTGCAGGCAATAGCTCCAGCGTGATTCCGGGTGGAGGCAACGATTTGGCCAAGGTGCACGGCCAGGTGCGGCGCTCGGATGCAGAAGAAGCCAAGCAGCGCCGCATGAGTATTGATGCCGCACGCGCCGAGCGCGCCAAGCAGGACCGCGACCGCATCAAGGCCCTGGAGGCCAAGATCGATTCGCTGATCACCGAAAACCCCCGCCTGAACGAATACAAGTCGCAGATTCGCATCGACATTACGCCGGATGGCCTGCAAATCCAGATCATCGACGACCAGAACCGCCCGATGTTTGACAGCGGCAGTGCGTTGGTAAAACCCTACATGCGGGACATCCTGCGTGAAATTGGCTCAGCCCTGGGAGGGGTCGAAAATCGCATCAGCCTGGCAGGCCATACCGATTCCGTGCCCTATGGCAACAGCGATCGCGGGTATAGCAACTGGGAACTGTCTTCTGACCGTGCCAATGCCTCACGCAGGGAGCTGGTCTCTGCAGGCATGCCAGACGCTAAACTGGGCCGTGTCGTAGGATTGGCGGCCAGCGATCTGCTGGACCCCGACAATCCACGCTCCCCGTCCAATCGGCGCATCACCATCACGGTGTTGACCCGCGAGGCCGAAGAACGACTCATGGGTAAAGGTATCCCCGAAATCACGTCAACAGAGCTGCTGAATGAAAAGCGGGAAAATCCCCCCCCCAGCAGGTGA
- a CDS encoding protein phosphatase CheZ, whose amino-acid sequence MDDTPDNNQQPTDVHHKIGLLTRQLHDSLNELGYADKLRGSMGELPDAQSRLSYIARLTGEAAEKVLNRVEQAKAQHDFIATETRRVVTSLVKDPVAAVAKGEIMNFLTDVERVTKEADTHLTEIMMAQDFHDLTGQVIARVVNLAATIEAQLVQLLIQTAPPNMQVPVAPVEAPRAHLQGPVVDPVNTADVVTDQSQVDDLLASLGF is encoded by the coding sequence ATGGACGACACACCGGACAACAACCAGCAGCCGACCGATGTACACCACAAGATTGGCCTGCTGACACGTCAGCTGCACGATTCGCTGAATGAACTGGGCTACGCGGACAAGCTGCGCGGTTCGATGGGAGAGCTACCAGATGCCCAGAGCCGCCTGTCGTATATCGCCCGCTTGACGGGTGAAGCCGCCGAAAAGGTGCTCAACCGCGTGGAACAGGCCAAGGCACAACATGATTTCATCGCTACGGAAACACGCCGTGTGGTGACATCGCTCGTGAAAGACCCGGTGGCAGCCGTGGCCAAGGGCGAGATCATGAATTTCCTGACCGACGTGGAGCGGGTCACCAAGGAAGCCGACACCCATCTGACCGAAATCATGATGGCGCAGGACTTTCATGACCTCACGGGCCAGGTCATTGCCCGCGTGGTCAATCTTGCCGCCACCATTGAAGCGCAGCTGGTGCAACTGCTCATTCAGACAGCACCGCCCAACATGCAGGTGCCCGTCGCCCCCGTTGAAGCGCCACGCGCTCATCTTCAAGGGCCCGTGGTGGACCCTGTCAACACGGCAGACGTGGTGACCGACCAGTCCCAGGTGGACGACCTGCTCGCCAGCCTCGGGTTCTGA
- a CDS encoding flagellar protein FliT — protein MSHMLIDYYKAIEDSSAKMLEAARLKDWDGVVRYEGACAVLIEQLRFKSQEHNLLPEHRREKTRIMQRILRNDAQIRCLAEPWLAQFEHLLEGQPQMMH, from the coding sequence ATGTCGCACATGCTGATTGATTACTACAAAGCCATTGAAGACAGCAGCGCCAAGATGCTGGAGGCTGCCCGGCTCAAGGACTGGGACGGCGTGGTGCGCTACGAAGGCGCTTGCGCCGTGCTGATTGAGCAGCTGCGTTTCAAATCGCAAGAGCACAATCTGTTGCCCGAGCATCGGCGTGAAAAGACCCGCATCATGCAGCGCATCCTGCGCAACGACGCACAGATCCGTTGCCTGGCAGAACCTTGGCTGGCGCAGTTTGAGCACCTGTTGGAAGGCCAGCCGCAGATGATGCACTGA
- the fliE gene encoding flagellar hook-basal body complex protein FliE, producing MDLRISSSTTPLTGAGAARRALAPQGAETDVGFSGALKGALQSVSAAQNRSTDLQREVQMENPSVSLEETMVAIQKAQIGFQATLHVRNRMVQAYTDIMNMQV from the coding sequence ATGGACCTTCGCATATCAAGCTCTACCACGCCCCTGACGGGCGCCGGCGCAGCGCGCCGTGCCTTGGCACCGCAAGGCGCCGAAACAGACGTGGGTTTTTCAGGCGCCCTCAAAGGCGCATTGCAATCGGTGAGCGCAGCCCAGAACCGCTCTACCGACCTGCAAAGGGAAGTGCAGATGGAGAACCCATCGGTCAGCCTGGAAGAAACCATGGTGGCCATCCAGAAAGCCCAGATCGGCTTTCAAGCCACGCTGCATGTGCGCAACCGCATGGTGCAGGCCTACACCGACATCATGAACATGCAGGTTTGA
- a CDS encoding flagellin, with product MAATINTNVSSLTAQRNLGMSQASLSTSIQRLSSGLRINSAKDDAAGLAISERFTTQIRGMNQAARNANDGISLAQVAEGALGGAGNILQRIRELSVQSANATNSASDRQALNAEVNQLTSELDRIAKTTEFNGRKLLDGSFTSAAFQVGANANQTITATSSNFSTNAYGNYRIGGTAATTTGGAGDLTLGSTPNAVVAQGAIGASAITGSTLTVNGAYGSVAIPYPAGASAKDTAALVNAQTEKTGVSASARTEIGLSGLTAATSYTLKVASDNGDAQAVTVSFTVGSPINNDGLSDAAKAFNDAAAKTGVVARVNDGGTGLVLTNAAGNDIKIANDSLAANTITVTDAAGGALIGGAGAAIAGGAGAATVPGTALVVTGQITLDSSKSFSAIDAAGAAAGGGVLTVATAAGSQIQTVQNMDVSTVDGANRTLAIVDSAIAAISGQRANYGALQARFETAIANLNVSSENMSAARGRIQDADFAAETANLSRAQILQQAGTAMVAQANQIPQGVLALLK from the coding sequence ATGGCAGCTACCATCAATACCAACGTCAGTTCGCTGACTGCCCAGCGCAACCTGGGCATGAGCCAGGCATCGCTCAGCACCTCCATCCAGCGCCTGTCGTCAGGCCTGCGCATCAATAGCGCCAAAGACGATGCCGCCGGTTTGGCCATCTCTGAGCGCTTCACCACCCAGATTCGCGGCATGAACCAGGCCGCGCGCAATGCCAATGACGGCATTTCGCTGGCGCAAGTGGCTGAAGGGGCTCTGGGCGGTGCCGGCAACATCCTGCAGCGTATTCGGGAGCTGTCTGTGCAGTCGGCCAACGCCACCAATTCGGCCTCTGACCGCCAGGCGTTGAACGCCGAAGTGAACCAGCTCACCTCCGAGCTGGACCGCATCGCCAAAACCACCGAGTTCAACGGTCGCAAGCTGCTGGATGGCTCCTTCACCAGCGCCGCCTTCCAGGTCGGCGCCAATGCCAACCAGACCATCACGGCCACGTCGTCCAACTTCAGCACCAACGCCTATGGCAACTACCGCATTGGCGGCACTGCGGCCACCACCACGGGCGGTGCGGGCGACCTGACACTGGGAAGCACCCCTAACGCCGTGGTGGCCCAAGGCGCGATTGGCGCGTCAGCCATCACCGGCAGCACCTTGACCGTCAACGGCGCTTACGGCAGTGTCGCCATCCCCTACCCTGCGGGCGCGTCAGCTAAAGACACGGCCGCCTTGGTGAATGCGCAGACCGAAAAAACAGGCGTGAGCGCCAGCGCGCGCACCGAAATTGGCTTGTCGGGCCTGACCGCTGCCACGTCGTACACCCTCAAGGTCGCCTCGGACAATGGGGACGCACAAGCGGTCACCGTTTCCTTCACCGTAGGCAGCCCGATCAATAACGACGGTTTGAGCGATGCCGCCAAGGCATTCAATGACGCGGCCGCAAAAACCGGCGTCGTTGCCCGTGTGAACGACGGCGGAACCGGCCTGGTCCTGACCAATGCTGCGGGCAATGACATCAAGATTGCCAATGACTCTCTGGCAGCCAACACCATCACCGTGACCGATGCCGCTGGCGGTGCATTGATCGGCGGCGCGGGCGCAGCGATTGCGGGAGGCGCTGGCGCAGCTACCGTCCCGGGCACCGCTTTGGTAGTGACCGGCCAGATCACGCTGGACTCATCAAAGTCCTTCAGCGCCATTGATGCAGCCGGCGCAGCTGCAGGCGGGGGGGTTCTGACCGTCGCCACGGCTGCGGGCAGCCAGATCCAGACCGTGCAAAACATGGATGTCAGCACGGTGGATGGCGCCAACCGCACGCTCGCCATTGTGGATTCAGCCATTGCCGCCATCAGCGGGCAACGCGCCAACTATGGCGCCTTGCAGGCGCGCTTCGAAACGGCCATTGCCAACCTGAACGTGTCTTCGGAGAACATGTCGGCAGCGCGCGGACGGATCCAGGATGCTGACTTCGCCGCCGAAACCGCCAACCTGTCGCGCGCCCAGATCCTTCAGCAGGCCGGCACAGCGATGGTGGCGCAGGCCAACCAGATCCCGCAAGGCGTGCTGGCGCTGCTCAAGTAA
- the cheY gene encoding chemotaxis response regulator CheY, translated as MTTALRFLIVDDFSTMRRIVRNLLKESGFADADEAEDGVAALNKLRNSKFDFVVTDINMPNMNGFQLLAEIKKDDKLKHLPVLMVTAEARKEDIVAAAQGGAAGYIVKPFTKATLEEKVTLILKKMGL; from the coding sequence GTGACCACAGCCCTTCGTTTTTTGATCGTTGACGATTTCTCCACCATGCGGCGCATTGTGCGCAATCTGCTCAAAGAGAGCGGTTTTGCCGATGCGGACGAAGCCGAAGATGGTGTGGCTGCCCTGAACAAACTGCGCAACAGCAAGTTTGATTTTGTGGTGACCGATATCAACATGCCCAACATGAACGGCTTTCAGCTGCTGGCTGAAATCAAGAAGGACGACAAACTCAAACACTTGCCTGTTCTGATGGTGACCGCAGAGGCGCGCAAGGAAGACATCGTTGCAGCGGCCCAGGGCGGCGCCGCCGGCTACATCGTCAAGCCGTTTACCAAAGCGACCCTCGAAGAGAAAGTGACCTTGATTCTCAAGAAGATGGGGCTGTGA
- the motA gene encoding flagellar motor stator protein MotA translates to MFVIIGYVVCLGCIFGVYVMHGGNISVILHALPFEIVTILGGALGAFVVNNQPKVIKATLAALPMALKGSKYTKARYMELMAMLYDILQKARKEGLMAIEKDVETPNESEIFKKYPTVGSDHHVIEFTTDYLRMMVSGNLNSHEIEALMDSEIETHHQETHAPVAALARLAGALPAFGIVAAVLGVVNTMGSVGQPPAVLGGMIGSALVGTFLGILLAYGVVEPLGGLVEQKTEDASKELLCIKSTLLASMQGYNPATAIEFGRKVLFSSVRPSFTELEGHVKGKK, encoded by the coding sequence ATGTTTGTCATCATTGGTTACGTTGTCTGTCTCGGCTGCATCTTCGGCGTGTACGTCATGCACGGGGGCAACATCAGCGTGATTCTTCATGCGCTGCCGTTTGAGATCGTCACCATCCTGGGCGGCGCGCTGGGCGCCTTTGTGGTCAATAACCAGCCCAAAGTCATCAAGGCCACCCTGGCCGCCTTGCCTATGGCGCTCAAGGGCTCCAAATACACCAAGGCGCGCTACATGGAGCTCATGGCCATGCTCTATGACATCTTGCAAAAAGCCCGCAAAGAAGGGCTGATGGCGATCGAAAAAGATGTGGAAACGCCCAACGAATCCGAAATTTTCAAAAAATACCCCACCGTGGGCAGCGATCACCACGTGATCGAGTTCACCACCGATTACCTGCGCATGATGGTGTCGGGCAACCTCAATTCGCACGAGATCGAGGCGCTGATGGACAGCGAAATCGAGACCCACCACCAGGAAACCCATGCGCCTGTGGCCGCTTTGGCGCGCCTGGCGGGCGCCCTCCCGGCGTTCGGTATCGTGGCGGCGGTGCTGGGGGTGGTCAACACGATGGGATCGGTGGGCCAGCCGCCCGCCGTGCTGGGCGGGATGATCGGCTCGGCACTGGTGGGGACCTTTCTCGGTATCTTGCTGGCCTATGGGGTGGTTGAACCCCTGGGCGGCCTGGTGGAGCAAAAGACCGAAGACGCGTCCAAGGAGCTGCTGTGCATCAAGTCCACCCTGCTGGCCAGCATGCAGGGTTACAACCCGGCCACCGCCATCGAATTTGGTCGCAAGGTGCTTTTCTCTAGTGTTCGCCCCAGCTTCACCGAGCTGGAAGGGCACGTAAAAGGCAAGAAGTAG
- the fliD gene encoding flagellar filament capping protein FliD, translating to MASFSSIGVGLGGSVDVNALIKASVDAVKIPITKTNGLKDQATFVNAKISTFGQLKSMVSDFSDAAGKLNSVTGWNAVTATSSNADAVTVSATGGTAATSFSVEVQNLAKAQSTASAPLLPVGGYMGVGSLKIELGKWSVSPTSFAAGAANPVNITIAATDKLADVASKINGANAGVTASILSDASGERLLLRSKTTGEDAGFQMTVTDGDGNNTDATGLSRLTTGLSIDYGANAKATVNGIPVSSATNQFNTVSGVTFSAVKVTTSPVEITVAKDTTAVRANVDAFVKAYNTLNNALNDITKYDKENKTAGLLQGDSTALGLQNSLRSAIQSMADGAGGFRGLSSIGIGVAGGLSNINPTGELVVDSTKLNKALENPDAVKAMFRGPDGGTATDGVSEKILKTTKSLLASDGFFASKDKLLQNSLKRNAQEIERVNDLADRTETNLKARYTALDTKMSQLNALNAYISQQVTTWNKSSG from the coding sequence ATGGCTAGCTTTTCATCAATAGGCGTGGGGCTTGGTGGCAGTGTGGATGTCAATGCACTCATCAAGGCCTCTGTGGATGCAGTCAAAATCCCGATTACCAAAACCAACGGTCTCAAAGACCAGGCCACGTTTGTCAACGCAAAAATATCGACGTTTGGGCAACTGAAGTCGATGGTGTCTGATTTTTCAGATGCTGCGGGCAAGCTCAACAGCGTGACCGGCTGGAATGCTGTCACCGCGACATCGTCGAATGCCGACGCCGTGACGGTGAGTGCCACAGGGGGCACGGCTGCCACGTCCTTCAGTGTAGAGGTTCAAAACCTGGCGAAAGCCCAGTCCACTGCATCGGCACCCCTGTTGCCCGTCGGCGGCTACATGGGCGTTGGCTCGTTGAAGATAGAGCTGGGCAAATGGAGCGTCTCGCCCACCAGTTTCGCCGCCGGGGCCGCAAATCCGGTCAATATCACCATTGCCGCGACCGACAAGTTGGCCGATGTGGCCAGCAAGATCAACGGTGCCAACGCGGGCGTAACGGCGTCTATTTTGTCGGATGCGTCTGGTGAGCGCCTCTTGCTGCGCAGCAAGACGACGGGCGAGGATGCGGGGTTTCAGATGACGGTGACGGATGGCGACGGTAACAACACCGATGCCACCGGTTTGTCGCGTCTGACCACAGGTTTGAGCATTGACTACGGTGCCAATGCCAAGGCGACGGTGAACGGCATCCCGGTGTCTTCCGCCACCAATCAGTTCAACACCGTTTCGGGTGTGACGTTCAGTGCAGTCAAAGTCACCACCTCACCCGTTGAAATCACCGTGGCCAAAGACACTACGGCGGTGAGAGCCAATGTCGACGCCTTCGTGAAAGCCTACAACACGCTCAACAACGCGTTGAACGACATCACCAAATACGACAAGGAAAACAAGACGGCCGGGCTGCTGCAGGGGGATTCGACGGCGCTGGGGTTGCAAAACTCCTTGCGCAGTGCGATCCAGTCCATGGCGGACGGGGCGGGTGGATTTCGTGGCCTGTCGAGTATTGGTATCGGTGTGGCGGGCGGGCTTTCCAACATCAACCCCACTGGCGAGCTGGTCGTGGACAGCACCAAGCTGAACAAGGCGCTGGAGAACCCGGATGCCGTCAAGGCCATGTTCCGTGGGCCGGACGGCGGCACGGCAACAGATGGCGTGAGTGAAAAAATCCTGAAGACCACCAAAAGCTTGTTGGCATCAGATGGATTCTTTGCGAGCAAGGACAAGCTGCTTCAAAACTCGCTCAAGCGCAATGCGCAAGAAATCGAACGCGTGAACGATCTGGCAGATCGCACGGAAACCAACCTCAAGGCACGTTACACAGCGCTTGATACGAAGATGAGCCAGTTGAATGCGCTGAATGCCTATATTTCCCAGCAAGTCACCACTTGGAATAAGTCGTCGGGTTAG
- the fliS gene encoding flagellar export chaperone FliS — MFSAYSPRAANAYQRINVETSMHTIDKHQLVSLLYEGVLNAVATARGAMARGDVLGKCNAISKALRILEEGLSTALDRVDGGELAQNLGDLYDYCMHSLIMANARNDDALMEEVMRLIEPVAMGWNQIKNNGAGSAMATAPASGQPVLVEA; from the coding sequence ATGTTCAGTGCCTACAGCCCTCGTGCCGCAAATGCCTATCAGCGTATCAACGTTGAAACCAGCATGCACACCATCGACAAGCACCAACTGGTCAGCCTGTTGTATGAAGGTGTCCTCAATGCCGTTGCCACCGCTCGAGGCGCGATGGCCCGTGGGGATGTGCTGGGCAAGTGCAATGCCATCAGCAAAGCCCTCCGGATTCTTGAAGAAGGTCTGAGCACTGCGCTGGACCGGGTGGATGGCGGAGAACTCGCGCAGAACCTGGGTGATTTGTATGACTACTGCATGCACAGCCTGATCATGGCCAACGCGCGCAATGACGATGCCCTGATGGAGGAAGTCATGCGCTTGATCGAACCCGTGGCGATGGGTTGGAACCAAATCAAAAACAACGGCGCCGGTTCTGCCATGGCAACCGCGCCCGCCTCGGGCCAGCCCGTGCTGGTGGAGGCCTGA
- the fliF gene encoding flagellar basal-body MS-ring/collar protein FliF, whose translation MSAVAEVPLNPLPMPARPNWLQRLSTLDRGQRLRLGAGAALLVAAAVAAIVLGRQPDYKVLFANLNDKDGGAVVAQLSQMNVPYKYTEGGGAILIPADRVHDVRLRLATQGLPKGSVAGFEIMESSKFGMTQFQERLNFQRGLEGELTRSIQALSSVQSARVHLALPNQNGFFREQQKPSASVLVSLYPGRGLDRAQLAGIVHLVASSVPELAPSAVSVLDDTGKLLSQTPDNGSTEVNAQQLLYVQRLEQQYTRRIMDILEPVVGRDNVKAQVTAEVDFTQTDSTSEQFRPNQTPDTSAVRSQQVLENRGSIGKGPAGVPGAVSNQPPAPSTAPINGANPVPTAAGQPQGTEEQINKREATTNYEVDKTVRVTRGSTGVVKRLSAAVVVNYQSAEDKGKTVTKALTPEQVEQMTALVRETIGFNRERGDSVNLMNTPFQVAVAPSTDLPLWKQPEMVDLAKTFAWPVGAVLFAAIVLLGLVRPALKGSAPAKATAVPVAGGQLDALEADMPERAALPAPGKKDELVPATPEQLRLEDARVLAKENPVAVANILKTWLNGEPV comes from the coding sequence ATGTCTGCTGTTGCTGAAGTCCCTCTCAATCCGCTCCCGATGCCCGCCCGCCCCAACTGGCTGCAGCGGCTGTCTACCCTTGACCGGGGACAGCGCTTGCGGCTGGGCGCGGGTGCCGCGCTGCTGGTGGCCGCTGCCGTGGCGGCCATTGTGTTGGGGCGCCAGCCGGACTACAAGGTGCTGTTTGCGAATCTGAACGACAAGGATGGGGGCGCCGTGGTGGCCCAGTTGTCGCAGATGAATGTGCCTTACAAGTACACCGAGGGTGGTGGCGCCATCCTGATCCCTGCTGACCGCGTGCATGACGTGCGCCTTCGCCTGGCCACCCAGGGCCTGCCCAAGGGCTCGGTGGCGGGTTTTGAGATCATGGAGTCGAGCAAGTTCGGCATGACGCAGTTCCAGGAGCGGCTAAATTTTCAGCGCGGCCTGGAGGGCGAGTTGACACGTTCCATTCAGGCGCTTTCATCGGTGCAGAGTGCACGCGTGCATCTGGCACTCCCCAATCAGAACGGGTTTTTCCGCGAGCAGCAAAAGCCGTCGGCGTCGGTGTTGGTGAGCCTTTATCCCGGGCGGGGGCTCGATCGCGCTCAATTGGCGGGCATCGTGCACCTGGTGGCCTCCAGTGTGCCAGAGCTGGCCCCATCGGCCGTCAGCGTGCTGGACGATACGGGCAAGTTGCTGTCGCAGACTCCAGACAATGGCAGCACCGAGGTAAATGCGCAGCAGCTTTTGTATGTGCAGCGGCTTGAGCAGCAGTACACGCGCCGCATCATGGATATTCTGGAGCCCGTGGTGGGCCGCGACAACGTCAAGGCGCAGGTGACGGCCGAAGTGGATTTCACGCAGACGGATTCCACCTCCGAACAATTTCGCCCCAACCAGACGCCTGACACCAGCGCTGTGCGCAGTCAGCAGGTGCTGGAAAACCGGGGCAGCATCGGCAAAGGGCCTGCAGGCGTTCCTGGCGCGGTCAGCAACCAGCCACCGGCACCCTCTACGGCCCCCATCAACGGCGCCAACCCCGTACCGACTGCGGCGGGCCAGCCGCAGGGCACCGAGGAGCAAATCAATAAACGCGAGGCAACCACTAACTACGAGGTGGACAAAACGGTGCGCGTGACCCGCGGCAGCACCGGCGTTGTCAAGCGCCTGAGCGCTGCCGTGGTGGTGAACTACCAGTCCGCCGAAGACAAGGGCAAGACGGTGACCAAGGCGCTCACCCCTGAGCAGGTGGAGCAGATGACGGCGCTGGTGCGCGAAACCATCGGCTTCAACCGCGAGCGGGGCGATTCGGTGAATCTCATGAATACGCCGTTCCAGGTGGCGGTGGCCCCATCGACGGATCTGCCGCTGTGGAAGCAGCCCGAGATGGTGGACTTGGCCAAGACTTTTGCATGGCCTGTGGGTGCCGTGCTGTTTGCCGCCATCGTGTTGTTGGGCTTGGTGCGGCCTGCCCTGAAGGGCTCGGCGCCAGCCAAGGCGACGGCGGTTCCGGTGGCGGGGGGGCAACTGGATGCGCTTGAAGCCGACATGCCCGAACGCGCGGCCCTGCCTGCCCCGGGTAAAAAGGATGAGCTGGTGCCGGCAACCCCCGAGCAGTTGCGCCTGGAAGATGCGCGTGTGCTCGCCAAGGAGAATCCGGTGGCGGTGGCGAACATCCTCAAAACCTGGCTGAACGGCGAACCTGTTTAA